Proteins co-encoded in one Gossypium arboreum isolate Shixiya-1 chromosome 11, ASM2569848v2, whole genome shotgun sequence genomic window:
- the LOC128283850 gene encoding uncharacterized protein LOC128283850, whose amino-acid sequence MSGEMIENAIRCGRIEAGESAKRPAPRRKENDVNNTSIHNKPVTMSQPKVVTTSHQGFARRDFNPRHNTERVQFTPIPMSYKELYQSLFDAHVVSPFYLKPMQPPFPKWYDANAQCEYHAGATGHSIENCTTFKKLVERLINMGIVKFDDTPSGENPLPNHGDKGINAIIESSGKEIKMNVAEVNTPLKEVWKKMVEKGLVTQNSRDRHQGAKSYCEFHNQEDHEIQKCREFRALVQGLMDNKELEFFKYARSPERTDVCASDEGSTRNTCKINHPLVIISRLRTNEDGTQVTPKVVIQKPVAFPYKDSKRVQWNYSCNVTIPGKKSPASASQQNQDVGFFTRSGRRYVPEGTGTKIAEERIPTVEQRKEKTVGFESPVNESVTENEAREFLKFLKHSEYSVVEQLHKQPARISVLALLLSSETHRSALMKVLNETYVAHDISVNKLDRLVNNISADNFIFFNDNEIPPEV is encoded by the coding sequence atgtctggagaaatgatagagaaCGCGATAAGATGTGGAAGGATTGAAGCAGGGGAAAGTGCTAAGAGACCAGCCCCGAGAAGGAAAGAGAATGATGTGAACAACACGAGTATACATAATAAGCCAGTCACTATGAGCCAACCAAAAGTGGTGACTACTAGCCATCAGGGCTTCGCAAGACGAGACTTCAACCCAAGGCATAACACGGAAAGGGTCCAGTTTACGCCTATCCCGATGTCCTACAAGGAATTGTACCAGAGTTTATTCGATGCCCATGTAGTGTCGCCCTTCTATCTAAAGCCGATGCAACCCCCATTCCCCAAATGGTACGACGCAAacgcccaatgcgaataccatgcaggaGCCACAGggcactcgatagaaaactgtaCCACTTTCAAGAAGctggttgaaagactcatcaacatgggtATCGTGAAATTCGATGATACACCTAGTGGAGAAAACCCGTTACCTAATCATGGGGATAAGGGTATAAATGCCATAATCGAGAGTTCAGGGAAGGAAATTAAGATGAATGTTGCAGAAGTGAATACTCCACTAAAagaagtatggaagaaaatggtggaaaaaGGGTTGGTAACACAGAATTCAAGGGACAGACACCAAGGAGCAAAAAGTTATTGCGAGTTCCATAATCAAGAGGACCATGAGATTCAGAAATGTCGCGAATTCAGGGCTCTAGTACAAGGGttaatggataataaggagctggaattcttcAAGTATGCTAGGAGCCCAGAAAGAACAGACGTGTGTGCTTCAGATGAAGGGTCGACGAGAAACACTTGTAAAATCAACCACCCATTGGTTATCATATCACGCTTAAGAACTAATGAAGACGGGACACAAGTCACCCCCAAAGTCGTGATCCAGaagcccgttgctttcccttataaagatagcaagagGGTACAATGGAATTACAGCTGCAATGTGACGATCCCAGGAAAGAAGAGCCCGGCCAGTGCTTCACAACAAAACCAAGATGTAGGTTTTTTTACACGCAGTGGGAGACGTTATGTTCCCGAGGGTACAGGAACCAAAATTGCCGAAGAAAGAATCCCAACAGTTgagcaaaggaaagaaaagacAGTCGGGTTCGAATCGCCAGTCAATGAGTCTGTAACCGAGAATGAAGCcagggaattcttaaaatttttaaaacacagTGAGTACAGCGTCGTGGAACAGTTACATAAGCAACCGGCTCGTATTTCGGTGCTAGCTTTACTTTTGAGCTCAGAAACGCATCGGAGCGCGTTAATGAAAGTGCTGAACGAGACATACGTCGCGCATGACATCTCTGTTAACAAACTAGACCGCCTGGTCAACAATATCAGCGCcgacaattttattttctttaacgacAACGAAATACCACCGGAGGTATAG